In the genome of Xiphophorus hellerii strain 12219 chromosome 14, Xiphophorus_hellerii-4.1, whole genome shotgun sequence, the window cttttctgacCATAATTGTTTTTCTCCAGAGGTTATTTGACTTCTCTAGAGGGCTGCTGCAGCAATGATCCAGGAAATAGAACCCAGTTAAAGATTGTGGCAGAGAGATGGAAGGtaagacaagtttatttttatagtttatttttatagcacagtctttaaatttagcaacaaggcaatttaaagtgctttacatgatgaaAACGTGACAACTGACAAGCAGGAAACGTCACATTACAGTGGGATTATAATACAGACTACAATTAACATTCCAGACATTATTGATAGATCTTAAAAGTACAAACAGTAGTATATTCAAAGCAAAAATCTTTACTTGAAATAGAAAAGCTTTAATACCAAAATCATGACCACATTGCCAGTTCACTTTGTTCTTCACATGGTCTGATAAAGCAGAACAGCAGGCAGATGCTTTACAGGGACTGCATCTCCAGATTCTTAACCATATTCTTCACCCACTCTTCATTTGAGTCCACACAGATGTGGCGTGCCCTGAATGTTATTaagctgaaagaaagaaaaaaaaaaaaacattacagattTCTATTTCTCACAAAAGAGGAATGGAAAAAACAAGCTTCACTTTGAGTAAAACCAAGTCAGAATTGATCATTTTATAACAGAGATGAACAGGAACCCAGTTCTCAGTACTTACACAACTGCACTTGTGGCGCAGCGAGGATCAGTCCTGTAATAtgaagagattttctttttgctcaaCCGGTTTCTGTAGAATTCAAAGCAGCAGTTGTCGGGAGCACTTGCACCTGAAAATGACACCATCAGTTAATGACGAATTTTGAATGAACATGAGTTACAACAacgtttaatttccctttgggatcaataaacgaactttgaatttgaattgaatcagaatcaaaattccttttgttttttgttgcgcaagaaagcacaaaattaaaaagtaaaatttaattgaatGTAAGATCAGCTGATGGGAGAAGAAGCGTCGTCTCCAGGTGAACTTACTGTTGCAGAGGACCGTGGACAGCAGAGCGGCTCCCAGCATGCAGAGCAGGACGATGTTAGCAGCCTTCATGATGACCAGATGTTAACGATGATAGAGATGCTCTGGGTGGTTTGAACAAACAGCGGACCGGTGCTGCCTTTATCAAAGCCTAGGTGTTAGAAGAGGCAGGGTCTCTGTGGCTACGCAGCGCCTGAACGCCTCTGAGATGGTGAAACTTTCCACTTGGTTAGACAGAGTGGTAGATTGAAGAGGAAATGCTGTGGGTCGACCAGAAAAAAGCATGAAGTCAGTGAGCATCAGTGAGCTGAAGAAATAAACCCCATCACAGATCTCTatttcagttgtttgttttgggaTAAACTTTAAGTATGGAACAAGTAAATCCtaacattatttttataattgcaGTAAATATGGTGTTAGGATTGGAAACAGACTAAATACACATAGAAACAGTGCTGTGCTTTTGCATCCAGCCCCTTTTCCTCTAAAACACCtaaataaattcagtaaattaaatgtgtttatttgtatcaTGTTCAATAATGTCTTaagtttgaatacatttttaatataggAGCAGATTTTCTTattgtcgccccctgctggtaaaAGTTAGCCAAGCTCATCTGTTGCAGGACCTGGAGTTACTTCTGttaaacagcaaacagaaataaaataatgagtTTTATGTTGCTGGTAAGTTGTGACTTTTAAAGGGATCTGCAACTTTAGTACATTAATGCTGAGATAAACTTACAttacttaaatattattttttaggaCTAAAACCTCAGGgatgctgtggtggtgcagagGTTCAGCACAAACCACTTAAGGAGGCTTTAGTCCTTGATGTGGCCGTCGCACGTTTGATTCCCGGTTtggtgacctttgctgcatgttcctctctctctttacctACTTTCATGTCTTAGCACTTTGAAATAAAccaccacaaaaaaataaaacaaaaaaaaagactgaaaactcTGAACCATTTGTTAAGAGTCaggtttatttttgaacaaaagcaagaaaaggaaaacatccagcaaccaaaggaaacatttctgttgattttgtgtttgattagagaaaatgatgaaaacagaaCAAGACAAGGAAAAATGAATTCAACAAAAATCCGATTGGTTCCAGTCACTGATGTAGGATAGTTCATGTACAAAAAGAAATGATACAAACATCAACAGTGattacatttaaaagcaaaatcttTGATTATTTGAAACAGAATAATTCTGATACTAACAGCATGATCACTTTgccaaatgtattttattggactTTTAATCTGGACAGATGGCAGCAACTTTAAAAAGACATTCTGTCCAGAAAGTTCATAACATTCTTCACCCAGGGCTGACTTGGATCAGCACAGATGTTACgtcctttttttcctgttaagctgaaagaaaagacatttttctcaaaagaggcacaacaataataaatgaactttgaTATTAATAGAACTAACgcaaagtcaaaaataaagcagaataaTTAACATTCAGAGAATAACAGGAACTCAGTTATCAGTACTTACATAACAGCTCTGAAGGGGCAGCGATTATCAGTCACGGAATATGAAGCGACGAACTTTTTGTTCATTGGTAATCTGTAGAATTGAAAGCAGCAGTCGTCGGGACCACCTGAATCTGAAAACGACATCGCTCGTTAATGAAGAATTTTGAATGAACATGAGTTACAACAacgtttaatttccctttgacattaataaagtcattttgaatttgaattgaattagaATCAGAActcattttattgtcattgagcaagaaagcacaacaaagttaaaaaaaaacaactaagattTGAAATTGATTTGAATGTAACATCAGTTGATAGGAGAAGCGTCGTCTCCAGGTGAACTTACGTTGGCAGAGGACCGTGGACAGCAGAGCGGCTCCCAGCATGCAGAGCAGGAGGATGTTGGCAGCCTTCATGATGACCAGATGTTCCTCTGATAGCGATGATCGAGACGCTCTGGGTCTTATGAACAAACAGCGGACAGATGCTGccttttataaatattaaaatatttataaaggcGTAGAGGTGTCAAATGAAAGAGGAGGTGTTGGTGGTTTACACGATGACGGTATGCTGCTGCGATGGTGAAACTTTCCACTTCATTAGAAAGAGTAGATGGCAAAGGAAATGCTGCTGTGGTTGGACCAAAGCTGCACCTTAatagcaagaaataaaaaaaaacgtcaTGTGTAAAACTTCTAtgattccaaaagaaaaacgaaaaactctgaaaaaggctgaaatgaatatatttaaacctttatttactgaatgatttgaggttgttgttttttttttagtctttttttttgcgTTTTGGTAAGAAAACAGAATTGTGTTTGATGTTAAAGAGTTCAGCTCTGATCCTGATAAGTTCTGGGTCAGGAAAGTAACACGTATAGTCTGGAGCATCAAGGGCCTACTTCCTGTCTGATGATGAGACAATTTAGATAATCTAAAGCAAAAGAGGGACGGGGGACGTATTATAACGTTTTCCTTTACATTCCCTTCTTTTCATTATGATGAAATAAGTTAGTGACGGGGGTTGGGCTTAAAAACCATGGAAGAAAGTCACTGACAAATTCTTTCCATTCTCAGAAACATGTTCTCTGGAAGGTGGAGGATGTCTCTGGCAGCACCAACCACCACCCTCATGGAAGGAGGATGACGCTGATGAAGCATGTGGACAGGAGCTTCTGCAGACAATCCCTCTTGAGATTTTGCCTGAATCGAAGGCGACTGGCAGGATCTCCTCCGGATGTCTTCTTTCTTTGGGTTCAGAGGTTTCTAGAACTTGAACGCACCGTTAGAGTGACGTTGTTACTACACTGTGATCTGTTCGCTGCGATCAGGTGGATTGACGTCTGGACGGGGTTCGACTGGCGGATCAGGAACTCGTCTGCAGTGGCTCGCGTGGACACAGCTGGTTCTTCCAGCAGTCCGAGTCGCAAACAGCCCCAGGAAGAGTCCTTGCCAAGTCGCCGGTGTTCTCCATGGAGCTTCTTCAGCACCGTCCGGTCAGCAGGCTTCAGTCGGTGCTGACGGATCTCTGCGGGGGTCAGTATGCAGCTTTCGCAGCCTGTAAGACTTCGTAAAGAACAGCGGAGAGGTTGTGCAGTAGGATGAAGGCATGTGGAAGGGCCTGGCCTGTTCCTTTACAAGGTCTCTTACCACAAACAGTGCATGATTTGCAGTATTTACTGCATAGCTGACAGAGTGGCATGGTCAGGCCTGCACTGTCTACGCCATAGACATTTCTCACCTGTGGAGGCAAAAGGCTGTAGGCCATACAAATCAGCAAGAGGGGCTGAGTGTGTAACAGCGAGTCACAGGCTCGACGAACGGCAGAGTAAGATGAAAGTTTTCTGTGACAGCAACAAATGTTGAACAttcaaattccttgtttgtttgCCCAAACTTGGCTGATTTAGTCTAGTTTTTACACCAAAATGACTTTTTTCCAGCAggttttctgcatgtttttctaGATGTTTTCTGCAGTTGGGTTGTCACTGAGCAACCTTTCTGAACCGTGACAGATTGTCGTTTCAGGTGTCTTTAACCACCAAACCGAGTCAAGCTATACATACACACATGTGTTTTTACTGAcccacataaaaacacaaaatatatttctccCCCTCAACTTCCTCTTTAGCTGAATGTTGCATAGGCCAGCTTCTCTGCATTAGCCATTAGCAAACACTGACTACAAATGTAGACATGAGAGACTCGTATACGTTCAAATGAagcatttgaaaaaaacttgAAGAACATGAAAGTTTCAGGATTAGTAGCTAGacgtcaatgtcaaatttactTGTATTACACgtttgaaaacataaacatttgaCCAAAGTATTCCACAATGTACATCAACCATCATAACACAAAAtacatcagcaaaacaaaatgacaaacgcgaataaaaaatatattcaaagcATCAGAAGAATGTGAAAGCTTCAACCTGATTTTCAAGACTACCAGAAACAGCCAATGAGCTTTCTCACCAAGATGGATAGAGTACAAAAACATTGATATGGATAAATTCATACCATTAAAATTTATATTGACACGAGTGGTGAGGTCTACCTCCACTTAAACCTCAGCTAAAAGTCTGACTGTATGGTCCCAACTGTACATGAACGTTTGCTCCTCTTTTCATCTCTCTGAATATAATTAATTTCCTATTAAGGAAATTTGAGGTGCAACAAACGGTCCCTGCTGCAGCACAAAGTTACACATCGAGCAGAACGTATCCTGTTGGGTTTGTGGTTCTACCTAGAAAAGTTTATCATGACTGCAGAAACACATGAAATGGGTTCAGTGTTGAATGTTGCTGACAGCCGATTGTTCAGGTCACTGTAGCTTCGCTAAACATTGTGCAGTTTGTTCCAGTTTGTGGTTTGTTCCCCTGAAGATCACggatgtaaaactgaaaaatcgAAACATCGGACAAGACAAACACCTGAATAAATTTTAGATTCAAAAATGATTGAATTCAAGCTGTCTCTGTACTTCCCctttacatatttttgatggcttgtaatcttttatttaaaatgttcttgttttatatttttatttgactccCACCATTAAtcaaccatttttaaaaaatgtattagtaAAACTTTTAACATATTTCACTAACAATAACTTTGTGTACAAAGATTAAATCAATTTATCTGTAGTTCCATAGTATGAAAAATATTACCAAACAATAACATTAGGTATTGgctgattattaattatttctgcttttagctCATTGCTGAAAACCAGCGGGAGTTTGAACGCGATGTCCCCGGGAGACAGACGCTCTCTCTCCGCCCGTCAGCCGGTAGAGCGGGCGAGGCGAGCCGGTGGCGGAAGCGGAAGCAGACATGTCCGAACACGACTGAGCATTTCGGTAAATTAAGCGATATGTTAATATATCGAGCagatatttcatattttactgcGCTAAATTGTCGCCTAATAACTAATAGGCTTAACGCAAACGATATTTAAGAGTTAAATTACTGTTGTTTATATATTATGAATGGATGTTTTTGTATTATGAATATATGTAAACTTTACACTGATAGCTTTTGGCAGCGTAATAACTTACGTACGTCTGTCTGTCACTGTCGCAGTTACGTGCTACAGCGATCCGCGCGCCTTTTGCGTCCACCAGTGAACGACGCGCGGGAAAATCAGGAGTCGgaggagattcaaggatttctcacaCAAGCAccaaagaatcaaagcaactccaggtatgtttttgattaaaaaaaaaaaaaaaagtgacattatATTATGATGTACAactaaataaagttgattttatattCTACCTTCGACATTAAAAACCTAATGTAAAAACTAACATGTACAAAGATCTTTTAAGTTTGAACACCTCTTCAATCTAAGAGCAGAATGTATTCTTttcgccccctgctggtaagAGTTAACTAAGACAATCTAATCAGGGACTGGctgttaattaaaacaaatcacataaataaaatttagtgACATGCGTTTTATGTACAGGTTACCTAAATAAGTTGCAAAttgataataaaacaataaatcaatgttgCTCTTAAACCCGCCTAGCTTAAAGCTTccttattaatattaaaaaaatcagaaccATTTGACAAAgttccatttattttagaataaaatccagtaaaagAAAGCATGCAACAACCAAAGGAAACATCCAGAAGACTTTGTGTTTGATTACagaaaaatagaatagaaaagcaaaaaaaggggaaaaaacaacaatcaaaaaCTCCACTACAGTCAATTCTGTAGGACAGCAGGTGTTGTACAAATTGTAGCGTAAACAATGATTACTTGAACCAAAATCGAATGCCAAAATTAGAATCACTCTGCCACACGCCTTTTATAAACCTTCATATGATCTGATAAAGATGGACAACAGGCAGATCCTTTAACGGGACTTTTTCTCCAGAAAGTCAGTAATCGTCTTCACCCAGCGCTGCTGTGCGTCCACACAGATGGAGCGTCCTTTTTTTGTCGTTAAACTGAAAGGGGAAAGAAGACAAGTGAAGAGAAACTCGCCAACGAGCTTCACGTTTtacagaaggaaaacaaagtcaaaaataaaacagaacaaatgaaCGTATATGACACACAGAGGACAGCAGGAGTACTTACACGATTCCACTCGACGAACAGCGGGGGTCAGTCTTGTAATATGAAGAGAAGAGATTTTTGTCCATGCGGTATTTGAAGAGATCAAAGCAGCAGTCGACCGGCATATTTCCACCTGAAAAATGAGACGGTCAGGCTGACATCAGCTGATGGGAGAAGAAGCGTCGTCTCCAGGTGAACTTACTGTTGCAGAGGACCGTGGACAGCAGAGCGGCTCCCAGCATGCAGAGCAGGAGGATGTTAGCGGCCTTCATGATGACCAGATGTTCCTCTGACAGCGACGACAGAAACGCTCTGGATCGTTTGAACGAACATCAGGCTGCAGTGCTGCCTTTATCAAGAcccaaacatgaaaaaaaaaaaaaaaatctctcagaAAAGTCTGGGTTTCTGTGGTTTTGCAGTGACTGAATGCTTCTGTGACAATGAAACTTTCCACTTGATTAGGTGGAGTGGAAGATTACAGAGGAAATGCAGTGGCGGTTAGACCAACAtgcatctccacagcatgaagtaaaaaacattttaccacATGTAAAGCTTCTATGATTCTAATATAAGATAGAAACAAAATTTCACAAGACTTAAATTACATGTAtgtatttgtgcttttatctttgtttttaccATTTACTGCATGATTTCATGTTGGATTTTACAATTTTTCCTaaagccaaacaaacaaacaaacaaaaagagttATTAGGCATCATAACCAGGACAGAATTGAAGCATATCAATTTGAATTTCACTCTCTGTATTATGAGgttcatttgatttttatatttcggaatatgaattaaatttatttgacatgTAAAATATCTTCctatgacatttgttgtgaattggctcagtataaataaactgaatggaCTGGAATTAGTTGTGAATGACGTCAAGTAATAAACCTTAGGAATCAAACTTAAAAAACtttagaattattatttttttttgcagaaataagGTGAAACCTCATATTTAGTGCTATATAATGAAGCATTTAGTTTCCTGCTGATAAAAAGTCAGCTTGTACTTTAAACTTGTTAAAAATTGCAGAAGCTGTTCCACATCCACTCATCAGACTCACCTGATTCGCATCCAACGATCAGCCTCCCAGAATCAAAACGCTCCAGTTGAATTCAAACATTGTCAGATCTCCCTGCTGTGCGACTCTATATTCAACCACCAAACCAGATCAaactttacacacacacacatgtttttttttttacttttataacctacattaaaaaaagcattaaaatatcTTTCTCCCTCAACTTCCTCTTCAGCTGCACTTTCTGAGGCCTGAATCTGCATTAACACTCAACAAGAAGAACTCACTACAAACATATACATGAGGCAAAACACTTGAGTACAggaatgttgtaaaaaaaataaaaaaacaaaagcatgaaaGTTCCATAATTAGCAGTAAAATGTAAAGGTCACATTTATGTGTATgcttcatttaaaacaacatagttgaccaaagtgcttcacaattTACACCAACCTTAAAAGTTTTGAACTAAACCTTTACATCCTCCATCCATTATCTCCACACTGAGCACTGTTGAAGCCCACAGCTCAAAATCTCTCAGATTACTTTAATAAAGTTTGaagtaaacatgaaaaatgacttttttgacCCAAAATGGTCGCCTTCCTGTACATTTGAGGAAATACTTCCAACAGAATCTTTGTATTGATTTGGAAGGATCTATCAATGTAACGAATTTCAGATCTCTATGATGTACCATTTGGTACATCTACGAGATAGGCCCCTAAACtatcaaattaaaaacttttgattttacttGTTGGGTGAGTTTTCGTTTATTCCCCCAAATGTCTATTTTTGGTGGTCACACTAAGAAATCCTGCGATCACAACATGCTGCAGGTcttcaactccagtcctcaagttCAActtcctgcaacctttagatccCTGGTCCAATCAAATTCATCA includes:
- the LOC116733420 gene encoding C-C motif chemokine 3-like isoform X1, which translates into the protein MKAANIVLLCMLGAALLSTVLCNSASAPDNCCFEFYRNRLSKKKISSYYRTDPRCATSAVVLITFRARHICVDSNEEWVKNMVKNLEMQSL
- the LOC116733420 gene encoding eotaxin-like isoform X2; the protein is MKAANILLLCMLGAALLSTVLCNSGNMPVDCCFDLFKYRMDKNLFSSYYKTDPRCSSSGIVLTTKKGRSICVDAQQRWVKTITDFLEKKSR
- the LOC116733420 gene encoding C-C motif chemokine 3-like isoform X3, whose amino-acid sequence is MKAANILLLCMLGAALLSTVLCNSASAPDNCCFEFYRNRLSKKKISSYYRTDPRCATSAVVLITFRARHICVDSNEEWVKNMVKNLEMQSL
- the LOC116733421 gene encoding eotaxin-like — its product is MKAANILLLCMLGAALLSTVLCQHSGGPDDCCFQFYRLPMNKKFVASYSVTDNRCPFRAVILTGKKGRNICADPSQPWVKNVMNFLDRMSF